In one window of Corynebacterium incognita DNA:
- a CDS encoding aldehyde dehydrogenase family protein: protein MEELLSAITTGEGQEILNPATGEQVGFAPLKSVEDLNEAVRVAREKQPEWEARGEAERNDLLLKAADAVEASAEALAVLLSSEQGKPLNGPNARFEVGACAAWLRATVTFESPDYEVTGEDINAKVVYRPLGVVGAIGPWNWPMMITVWQIAPALRMGNTVVVKPSEYTPLSVLALIKVLNDVLPEGVLQVIPGDGAVGAALSGHEDVDKVMFTGSIATGKKIVESSAATLKRLTLELGGNDAGIVLDDVDPKAIAQDLFWGAFINTGQTCAAMKRMYVPASIYDEVCEALVEVAQASPMGVGLDENNVLGPLQNKAQFDIVDRLVKAAKDAGATVLLGGEPDYDAPGYFYPATLVANIDNDNPLVAEEQFGPALPIIKYENLDEAIEMANALEVGLGSSVWSADKDRAREVAARLRAGTTWINAHGAVDPRVPFGGIKDSGYGVEFGTEGLKGLAYPHAING from the coding sequence ATGGAAGAACTGCTGTCCGCCATCACTACTGGTGAGGGCCAGGAAATTCTGAACCCGGCCACTGGTGAGCAGGTGGGCTTCGCGCCCCTCAAGTCCGTTGAGGACCTCAATGAGGCTGTGCGCGTGGCGCGCGAGAAGCAGCCGGAGTGGGAGGCGCGCGGCGAGGCCGAGCGCAATGACCTACTGCTCAAGGCCGCTGACGCCGTGGAAGCCTCCGCAGAGGCGCTCGCGGTACTGCTGTCCTCCGAGCAGGGCAAGCCGCTCAACGGCCCGAACGCCCGCTTCGAGGTGGGCGCCTGCGCCGCGTGGCTGCGCGCTACCGTTACCTTCGAATCCCCGGACTACGAGGTCACCGGCGAGGACATCAACGCGAAGGTCGTCTACCGCCCGCTGGGCGTCGTGGGCGCCATCGGCCCGTGGAACTGGCCGATGATGATCACCGTGTGGCAGATTGCGCCGGCACTGCGCATGGGTAACACGGTCGTCGTGAAGCCTTCTGAGTACACTCCGCTGTCCGTACTGGCACTCATCAAGGTGCTCAACGACGTCCTGCCCGAGGGCGTCCTGCAGGTCATCCCGGGTGACGGCGCGGTGGGCGCGGCTCTGTCTGGACATGAGGACGTGGACAAGGTGATGTTCACCGGTTCCATCGCTACGGGTAAGAAGATCGTGGAGTCCTCTGCGGCGACGCTGAAGCGCCTGACCCTGGAGCTGGGTGGCAACGATGCGGGCATCGTGCTGGACGACGTCGACCCGAAGGCCATCGCCCAGGACTTGTTCTGGGGCGCGTTCATTAACACCGGGCAGACCTGCGCGGCAATGAAGCGCATGTACGTCCCGGCCAGCATCTACGACGAGGTGTGCGAGGCGCTGGTCGAGGTCGCTCAGGCGTCTCCGATGGGCGTGGGCCTGGACGAGAACAACGTGCTCGGACCGCTGCAGAACAAGGCGCAGTTCGACATCGTGGATCGCCTGGTCAAGGCAGCGAAGGATGCCGGCGCTACCGTGCTGCTGGGCGGTGAGCCGGACTACGACGCGCCGGGCTACTTCTACCCCGCTACGCTCGTGGCCAACATCGACAACGACAACCCACTCGTTGCCGAGGAGCAGTTCGGCCCTGCCCTGCCGATCATCAAGTACGAGAACCTGGACGAGGCTATCGAGATGGCCAACGCCCTCGAGGTAGGCCTTGGTTCGTCGGTGTGGTCCGCGGACAAGGACCGCGCCCGCGAGGTAGCAGCTCGCCTGCGCGCTGGCACGACCTGGATTAATGCTCACGGCGCCGTGGATCCCCGCGTCCCGTTCGGTGGCATCAAGGACTCCGGCTACGGCGTGGAGTTCGGCACCGAGGGGCTAAAGGGCCTGGCGTACCCGCACGCCATTAACGGCTAA
- a CDS encoding HpcH/HpaI aldolase family protein produces MPFPLSLPQTFTERLRADNPAIGMWVSSGSPVAAEIAASAGFHWVLIDAEHSPYSLETVTALLRATDAYDATRVVRLPVNDTVLIKQYLDLGAQNLMIPMVDSAEEAEQAVRAMHYPPRGVRGVGSALARSSRWNGVPDYLTTAAETVNLIVQIESAQAVENARDIVSVDGVDAVFIGPSDLAASMGFIGQQTHPDVLAAVDKAMRAAIDAGVPVGVNAFNQDQARAYLDQGAEFVLVGADVQLLASGARSLADTFLN; encoded by the coding sequence ATGCCGTTTCCGCTAAGCCTTCCCCAGACCTTTACCGAACGCCTGCGCGCCGACAACCCGGCCATCGGCATGTGGGTGAGCTCCGGATCCCCGGTGGCCGCGGAGATCGCGGCGTCGGCAGGCTTCCACTGGGTGCTTATCGACGCCGAGCACTCCCCCTACAGTCTGGAGACCGTGACCGCACTACTTCGTGCCACGGACGCCTACGACGCCACCCGTGTAGTTCGGCTCCCGGTCAACGACACGGTGCTCATCAAGCAGTACCTCGACCTGGGCGCTCAAAACTTGATGATCCCCATGGTCGACTCCGCCGAGGAAGCCGAGCAAGCCGTGCGCGCCATGCACTATCCCCCGCGCGGCGTGCGCGGCGTCGGCAGCGCCCTGGCGCGCTCCTCGCGCTGGAACGGGGTGCCCGACTACCTCACCACTGCCGCAGAGACCGTCAATCTCATCGTTCAAATCGAATCGGCGCAGGCAGTGGAGAACGCCCGTGACATCGTATCCGTCGACGGCGTGGACGCGGTGTTCATCGGTCCGTCGGACCTGGCAGCGTCGATGGGGTTCATCGGGCAGCAGACCCACCCGGACGTCCTCGCGGCCGTCGACAAGGCCATGCGCGCCGCCATCGACGCCGGCGTACCCGTGGGTGTCAACGCGTTCAACCAGGACCAGGCGCGCGCCTACCTGGACCAGGGCGCAGAGTTTGTCCTGGTGGGCGCCGACGTGCAGCTTCTCGCCTCCGGGGCGCGTAGTCTGGCGGATACATTCCTCAACTAA
- the hpaE gene encoding 5-carboxymethyl-2-hydroxymuconate semialdehyde dehydrogenase yields MKPHDLPEKILHYINGEFVPSEDGEFFDVLDPTTNETYIQAASGKPADIDKAVAAAKDAFENGPWSTMLPRERARVLNKIADTVESRHDVLAQWESFDSGLPITQAKGQAKRAAENFRFFADLIVAQTDDAFKVPGRQINYVNRKPIGVAGLITPWNTPFMLESWKLAPAIATGNSVVLKPAEFTPLTAQLWAGIFEEAGLPKGVFNLVNGFGEEGFAGDPLVKHPDVPLISFTGESRTGQIIFANAAPHLKGLSMELGGKSPAIVFDDADLETAIDACIFGVFSLNGERCTAGSRILVQRGIYDEFVERYAAQAKRVKVGLPSDETTEVGALVHPDHYEKVTSYIEIGKQEATLAAGGERPEGFPEGNFVQPTVFVDVKPDARIFQEEIFGPVVAITPFDTEEEALELANNTKYGLAAYVWTSNLQRAHNFAQNVEAGMVWLNSNNVRDLRTPFGGVKASGLGHEGGYRSIDFYTDQQAVHINLGKVHNPVFGKQS; encoded by the coding sequence ATGAAGCCGCACGACCTGCCAGAAAAGATCCTGCACTACATCAACGGCGAGTTCGTCCCGTCCGAGGACGGCGAGTTCTTCGATGTCCTGGATCCCACCACCAACGAGACCTACATCCAGGCCGCCTCCGGTAAGCCCGCGGACATCGACAAGGCCGTGGCCGCCGCCAAGGACGCCTTCGAGAACGGCCCCTGGTCCACTATGCTGCCGCGGGAACGCGCCCGTGTGCTCAACAAGATTGCCGACACCGTGGAGTCGCGTCACGACGTCCTGGCGCAGTGGGAGTCCTTCGACTCCGGCCTCCCTATCACGCAGGCGAAAGGCCAGGCCAAGCGCGCCGCGGAGAATTTCCGTTTCTTCGCCGACCTCATCGTCGCGCAGACCGACGACGCCTTCAAGGTTCCGGGCCGCCAGATCAACTACGTGAACCGCAAGCCGATCGGCGTCGCTGGCCTCATCACCCCGTGGAACACCCCGTTCATGCTGGAGTCGTGGAAGCTGGCTCCCGCCATTGCCACCGGCAACTCCGTGGTGCTCAAGCCCGCTGAGTTCACCCCGCTGACCGCGCAGCTGTGGGCCGGTATTTTCGAGGAAGCCGGTCTGCCGAAGGGCGTGTTCAACCTGGTCAACGGCTTTGGCGAGGAGGGCTTCGCAGGCGATCCGCTGGTCAAGCACCCGGACGTGCCGCTGATTTCGTTTACCGGTGAGTCCCGCACCGGCCAGATCATCTTCGCTAACGCCGCGCCGCACCTCAAGGGCCTGTCCATGGAGCTCGGTGGCAAGTCCCCGGCTATCGTGTTCGACGACGCTGATCTGGAGACCGCCATCGACGCCTGCATCTTCGGCGTCTTCTCGCTCAACGGCGAGCGCTGCACCGCCGGCTCCCGTATCTTGGTCCAGCGTGGCATCTACGACGAGTTCGTGGAGCGCTACGCCGCGCAGGCCAAGCGCGTGAAGGTTGGTCTGCCTTCCGATGAGACCACCGAGGTCGGTGCCCTGGTGCACCCGGATCACTACGAGAAGGTGACCTCCTACATCGAGATTGGTAAGCAGGAGGCCACCCTGGCTGCCGGCGGCGAGCGCCCCGAGGGCTTCCCCGAGGGCAACTTCGTCCAGCCCACCGTCTTCGTGGACGTGAAGCCGGACGCGCGCATCTTCCAGGAAGAGATCTTCGGCCCCGTCGTGGCCATCACCCCGTTTGACACCGAGGAAGAGGCCCTGGAGCTGGCCAACAACACTAAGTACGGCCTGGCCGCCTACGTGTGGACCTCCAACCTGCAGCGCGCCCACAACTTCGCGCAGAACGTGGAGGCCGGCATGGTGTGGCTCAATTCCAATAACGTGCGTGACTTGCGCACCCCGTTCGGCGGAGTGAAGGCCTCCGGCCTCGGACACGAGGGTGGCTACCGCTCCATCGATTTCTACACCGACCAGCAGGCTGTGCACATCAACCTGGGCAAGGTCCACAACCCGGTCTTTGGCAAGCAGTCCTAA
- the hpaH gene encoding 2-oxo-hept-4-ene-1,7-dioate hydratase, with protein MLDNEQRTAIADELARAEEERTMIPRLTARFPDMTVEDSYAVQAEWVKRGVEAGRRLVGRKIGLTSKVMQEATGITEPDYGAIFADQVYENGSVIDSSLFSNVRIEVELAFVLKDELAGPNVSIFDVLNATDYVVPALEILSSRVEMEGRTIVDTIADNAALGAMIYGGNPVKPDAVDLRWVSALLYRNETIEDTGVAAAVLNHPAMGVAWLANKLHAHGDALSPGDIILAGSFTKPMWVHPGDTVHADYGDLGAITCRFR; from the coding sequence GTGTTGGACAACGAGCAACGCACCGCTATCGCTGACGAACTCGCGCGCGCCGAGGAGGAGCGGACCATGATCCCGCGCCTCACAGCGCGGTTCCCGGACATGACCGTCGAGGATTCTTACGCCGTGCAGGCCGAATGGGTCAAGCGTGGAGTCGAGGCTGGCCGACGCCTCGTCGGCCGCAAGATCGGCCTGACCTCCAAGGTGATGCAGGAGGCTACCGGAATCACCGAGCCGGATTACGGCGCCATCTTCGCGGACCAGGTCTACGAGAACGGTTCCGTCATCGACAGTTCGCTATTCTCCAACGTCCGCATTGAAGTTGAGCTTGCCTTCGTGCTGAAGGATGAGCTCGCGGGTCCCAACGTTTCCATCTTTGACGTGCTTAACGCCACCGACTACGTGGTCCCGGCGCTGGAGATCCTCTCCTCCCGGGTGGAGATGGAAGGCCGCACCATCGTGGACACCATCGCTGACAACGCCGCGCTGGGCGCCATGATCTACGGTGGCAACCCCGTCAAGCCCGACGCGGTGGACCTGCGCTGGGTGTCTGCTTTGCTCTACCGCAACGAGACCATCGAGGACACCGGCGTAGCCGCGGCCGTTCTCAACCATCCCGCTATGGGCGTGGCCTGGTTGGCCAACAAGCTGCACGCTCACGGCGACGCCCTCTCCCCCGGCGACATCATCCTCGCTGGTTCGTTCACCAAGCCGATGTGGGTCCACCCCGGCGACACCGTCCACGCCGATTACGGCGACCTAGGAGCCATCACATGCCGTTTCCGCTAA
- a CDS encoding GntR family transcriptional regulator, whose translation MAITASKAQQAYEWARERIRTREYEPGHRLVLGHIAEELGMSVVPVREAIRQLEAEGLVTFERNVGARVTEHNRHAYFEAMETVALLEGRATALSAPLLQHDDLETARTINSEMAGLLEDFDPVRFTELNKQFHNTLFGQCPNERLTELLLVEWEQLEYHRVSTFRYVPGRAVESVAEHQQLIDLIAARADVDYIETMARRHRLTTSESYREQLNEGETS comes from the coding sequence ATAGCCATCACAGCGTCTAAAGCGCAGCAGGCCTACGAATGGGCCCGGGAACGCATCCGGACCCGCGAGTACGAGCCCGGGCACCGCCTGGTCCTTGGGCACATCGCCGAGGAGCTGGGAATGTCCGTGGTTCCCGTCCGCGAGGCCATCCGGCAACTCGAGGCCGAGGGGCTCGTCACCTTTGAGCGCAACGTCGGCGCCCGGGTGACCGAGCACAACCGCCACGCGTACTTCGAAGCGATGGAGACCGTGGCGCTGCTCGAGGGCCGGGCCACGGCGCTGTCCGCCCCCTTGCTGCAACACGACGACCTCGAGACAGCGCGAACTATCAATAGCGAGATGGCCGGCCTGCTCGAGGACTTTGACCCCGTCCGATTCACCGAACTGAATAAGCAATTTCACAACACGTTGTTCGGCCAGTGCCCCAACGAACGCCTCACAGAGCTGCTGCTCGTGGAGTGGGAGCAACTGGAATACCACCGCGTCTCCACGTTCCGCTACGTCCCCGGACGGGCCGTGGAATCGGTGGCTGAACACCAACAACTCATCGACCTCATTGCCGCGCGCGCCGACGTCGACTACATCGAGACCATGGCACGCCGACACCGACTCACGACGTCGGAAAGCTACCGCGAACAACTCAACGAAGGAGAAACCTCATGA
- a CDS encoding NAD-dependent succinate-semialdehyde dehydrogenase: MTANITDVLAKVPTGLLIGNDWVDTDETFDVENPATGETLATLSSGGEKEALAALDAACAVQDEWARTSPRERSNILRRAFELVHERAEDFATLMTLEMGKPLAEARGEVTYGAEYLRWFSEEAVRDYGRSATVPEGTLRMVTRRKPVGPCLLITPWNFPLAMATRKVAPAVAAGCTMVLKPAKLTPLTAQYFAQTMLDAGLPKGVLNVVSGTSASAISSPLMADSRLRKVSFTGSTPVGKTLLKAAAENVLRTSMELGGNAPFIVFEDADLDQAVTGAMGAKMRNIGEACTAANRFIVHESVAEEFAQKFAQKIGELKLGNGMDETVTCGPLVEKSAQDNVAALVDDAVSKGATAIIGGAKGDGAGYFYQPTVLTGVPRDARVAQEEIFGPVAPILTFSTEEEALEIANDTEYGLASYVFTENSDRLYRLADGLEFGLMGFNAGVISNAAAPFGGVKQSGLGREGGAEGLDEYTTVQYIGVRDPYAEN, encoded by the coding sequence ATGACCGCGAATATCACTGACGTCCTAGCGAAGGTGCCTACCGGCCTGCTCATCGGCAACGACTGGGTAGACACGGACGAGACCTTCGACGTGGAGAACCCGGCGACCGGGGAAACCCTTGCCACTCTCTCCTCCGGCGGGGAGAAGGAGGCGCTGGCCGCTCTCGACGCCGCTTGCGCGGTCCAAGACGAGTGGGCGCGGACGTCGCCACGCGAGCGCTCCAACATCCTGCGCCGCGCCTTCGAGCTGGTGCACGAGCGCGCTGAGGACTTTGCCACGCTCATGACCCTGGAGATGGGCAAGCCCCTGGCTGAGGCCCGCGGCGAGGTCACCTACGGCGCGGAGTACCTGCGTTGGTTCAGCGAGGAAGCCGTGCGCGACTACGGCCGCTCCGCCACCGTCCCGGAGGGCACGCTGCGCATGGTCACCCGCCGCAAGCCGGTGGGCCCCTGCTTGCTCATCACCCCGTGGAACTTCCCGCTGGCCATGGCCACCCGCAAGGTCGCCCCGGCCGTCGCGGCGGGCTGCACGATGGTGCTCAAGCCCGCGAAGCTGACTCCCCTGACGGCCCAGTACTTTGCGCAGACCATGCTGGACGCCGGGCTGCCCAAGGGCGTGCTCAACGTGGTATCCGGTACCTCGGCCTCGGCCATCTCCTCGCCACTCATGGCGGACTCTCGCCTGCGCAAGGTGTCCTTTACCGGTTCCACCCCGGTGGGCAAGACCCTCCTCAAGGCGGCTGCGGAGAACGTTCTGCGCACCTCCATGGAACTGGGCGGCAACGCGCCGTTCATCGTGTTTGAGGACGCCGACCTGGACCAGGCCGTCACTGGCGCGATGGGCGCGAAGATGCGCAACATCGGCGAGGCCTGCACGGCCGCGAACCGCTTTATCGTCCACGAGTCCGTGGCCGAGGAGTTCGCGCAGAAATTCGCGCAGAAGATCGGCGAACTCAAGCTGGGCAACGGCATGGATGAGACCGTGACCTGCGGCCCGCTGGTCGAAAAGTCCGCACAGGACAATGTGGCCGCGCTTGTCGACGACGCCGTGTCCAAGGGCGCTACCGCCATCATTGGCGGCGCCAAGGGTGACGGTGCGGGCTACTTCTACCAGCCCACCGTGCTGACCGGTGTGCCTCGCGACGCCCGCGTGGCTCAAGAGGAGATCTTCGGCCCCGTGGCCCCCATCCTCACCTTCTCCACGGAGGAAGAAGCACTGGAGATCGCTAACGACACCGAGTACGGTCTGGCCTCCTACGTGTTCACGGAGAACTCCGATCGTCTCTACCGCCTGGCCGACGGCCTGGAGTTCGGTCTCATGGGCTTCAACGCCGGCGTCATCTCCAACGCCGCCGCCCCCTTCGGCGGCGTCAAGCAGTCCGGCCTCGGCCGCGAAGGCGGCGCCGAAGGCCTGGACGAGTACACCACCGTCCAGTACATCGGCGTGCGGGATCCTTACGCAGAAAACTAG
- the hpaD gene encoding 3,4-dihydroxyphenylacetate 2,3-dioxygenase, with amino-acid sequence MTTPDILRCAYMEIIVTDLATSREFYVDTLGLVVTAEDDEAIYLRTYEEFIHHNLVLRKGETPAVAAFAFRVRSPEDLDVAEEFYKARGCEVRRNKEGFVKGIGDSVRVMDPLGFPYEFFYEVEHQPRLAWSYDAHIPGALVRLDHFNQITPDVPTAVGYMEDLGFRVTEDIRDEEGTVYAAWMRRKPTVHDTAMTGGDGPRMHHIAFATHEKHNIIAICDKLGALRQSDAIERGPGRHGVSNAYYLYLRDPDGHRVEIYTQDYYTGDPDNPTVTWDVHDNQRRDWWGTPVVPSWYTDGSRVLDLDGNLVPLVSRTDASEMEQTIGADGFSYTVEGEEMPDWKKGEYKLGHQL; translated from the coding sequence ATGACTACCCCTGACATCCTGCGCTGCGCGTACATGGAGATCATCGTGACCGATCTGGCCACGTCCCGCGAGTTCTACGTGGACACCCTCGGCCTCGTGGTGACCGCCGAGGACGATGAAGCGATTTACCTGCGCACCTACGAAGAGTTCATCCACCACAACCTGGTGCTGCGCAAGGGCGAGACCCCGGCGGTGGCGGCGTTCGCTTTCCGCGTGCGATCCCCTGAGGACCTGGACGTGGCCGAGGAGTTCTACAAGGCCCGTGGCTGCGAGGTGCGCCGCAATAAGGAGGGCTTCGTGAAGGGCATTGGCGACTCCGTGCGCGTCATGGACCCGCTGGGCTTTCCGTACGAATTCTTCTACGAGGTGGAGCACCAACCCCGCTTGGCGTGGTCGTACGACGCGCACATCCCGGGCGCCCTGGTCCGCTTGGATCACTTCAACCAGATCACCCCGGACGTGCCGACGGCCGTCGGCTACATGGAGGACCTGGGCTTCCGCGTCACCGAGGACATCCGCGACGAGGAAGGCACCGTGTACGCGGCCTGGATGCGTCGAAAGCCCACCGTGCACGACACCGCGATGACTGGCGGTGACGGCCCGCGTATGCACCACATCGCCTTCGCTACGCACGAGAAGCACAACATCATCGCCATCTGTGACAAGCTTGGTGCGCTGCGCCAGTCCGACGCCATCGAGCGTGGCCCAGGCCGCCACGGCGTGTCCAACGCCTACTACCTGTACCTGCGGGACCCGGACGGCCACCGCGTGGAGATCTACACCCAGGACTACTACACCGGCGACCCGGACAACCCGACCGTCACCTGGGACGTGCACGACAACCAGCGACGCGACTGGTGGGGCACCCCGGTCGTGCCGAGCTGGTACACCGATGGCTCCCGCGTGCTCGACCTGGACGGCAACCTGGTACCACTGGTCAGCCGCACTGACGCCTCCGAGATGGAGCAGACCATCGGCGCAGACGGCTTCTCCTACACCGTGGAGGGCGAGGAGATGCCAGACTGGAAGAAGGGCGAATACAAGCTGGGACACCAGCTCTAA